Proteins from a single region of Akkermansiaceae bacterium:
- a CDS encoding ABC transporter ATP-binding protein has protein sequence MPDEPAAPRETEPLFVARGITKVYPGEIEVVALAGVDLELYEGELVVLLGPSGSGKSTLLNILGGLDTPTEGSLLYRGQDLANADERALTNFRRDAAGFIFQFYNLIPSLTSRENVALITEISRDPMEPEEALDMVGLGDRMDHFPSQLSGGQQQRVAIARAIAKKPEVLLCDEPTGALDVKTGVTVLEAIERVNRDLGTLAVIITHNAVIAGMADRVIHFSDGNITRIDRNGKRNPVASLDW, from the coding sequence GTGCCAGATGAACCGGCTGCCCCTCGCGAAACCGAGCCCCTGTTCGTCGCCCGTGGGATCACGAAAGTTTATCCCGGTGAGATCGAGGTGGTCGCCCTGGCAGGAGTGGATCTGGAGCTTTATGAGGGGGAACTGGTGGTCCTGCTGGGACCATCCGGCAGTGGAAAATCCACCCTCCTGAACATCCTCGGCGGGCTGGACACCCCCACGGAAGGCTCCCTCCTTTACCGTGGCCAGGATCTGGCGAATGCGGATGAGCGGGCACTGACCAACTTCCGCCGGGATGCCGCCGGTTTCATTTTTCAGTTCTACAACCTCATCCCCAGCCTCACCTCCCGGGAGAACGTCGCGCTCATCACGGAGATCTCCCGTGACCCGATGGAGCCGGAGGAGGCGCTCGACATGGTGGGCCTGGGCGACCGCATGGACCATTTCCCGTCCCAGCTTTCCGGCGGCCAGCAGCAGCGGGTGGCCATCGCCCGCGCCATCGCGAAAAAGCCGGAAGTCCTGCTCTGCGATGAGCCGACCGGTGCGCTCGACGTGAAGACGGGCGTGACCGTACTGGAGGCGATCGAGCGGGTGAACCGGGATCTCGGCACGCTGGCGGTCATCATCACGCACAACGCGGTCATTGCCGGCATGGCGGACCGCGTCATCCATTTCTCCGACGGCAACATCACCCGGATCGACCGCAACGGGAAACGGAACCCCGTCGCCAGCCTCGATTGGTGA
- a CDS encoding ABC transporter permease yields MHPLDKKLVRDLGSMKGQMIAVALVMACGLAVMIMARSLIHSLDVTRLQYYADHRFAEVFSDLKRAPNSLRPRLAEISGVAAVETSVKGSAVLEIPGMKEPADGTIHSLPDDRPQTLNLLFIRSGRLPRPGAKNEVVIGEAFAEAHGFGPGDYIDATIRGLRERLWITGVVLSPEYVFESRPGDTMPDNKRFGVFWMSERDLSIALDLDGAFNHVAVDLAPGASQRAVMADIDRLLKPYGGLIAYGRKDHASALRLDDELRILRGFAVVFPAIFLGIAAFMTSAAISRLVKLQREQIAQLKAFGYSSAAVGWHYMKFALVIVATATFFGGVLGLILATNVVNLYHMFFRFPLLELLPDWRAISVSLLISTGAVALGVSGAVRLAVKLAPAEAMRPEPPTEFKPTLIERLGLAHLFSPSFRMALRNIERKPFQSLFTALGLALATAIPIVPGAMRDGIAYLMDFQWSHVQRQTATLGLVEAGSAHSLNAMRHLPGVMDIEPFRAVPARMMFGHRERRVSINGITLDPRLNRQLDDKGRPVALPPGGLLVSAKLAEILGVVPGDIVRLEVQEGRRPTLEIPIGGTITDYAGVAAYMDIDALRSEMKEGPTVSGAHVSVDSASWDQFLERIRETPVIASLSITQTARESFRKSTGEMMDSIQLIYFGFSVIVSFGVVYNGARIALSERGRDLATLRVVGFTHREVAGVLIGELAMLTLAAIPAGLLFGSGLANLLVVGVSTETVRMPLVLTSRTFTTAVLIVLASSTFSFAIVSRRIRNLDLIGVLKARD; encoded by the coding sequence ATGCACCCGCTCGACAAAAAACTGGTCCGCGATCTGGGTTCCATGAAGGGCCAGATGATCGCCGTGGCGCTGGTGATGGCGTGCGGGCTGGCGGTCATGATCATGGCCCGCAGCCTGATCCACTCGCTGGATGTCACCCGCTTGCAGTACTATGCGGACCATCGCTTCGCGGAGGTTTTTTCCGATCTGAAACGCGCGCCGAACTCCCTCCGCCCGCGCCTTGCCGAGATCTCCGGCGTCGCCGCCGTGGAGACCAGCGTGAAAGGCAGCGCCGTGCTGGAGATCCCGGGCATGAAGGAGCCTGCGGACGGCACCATCCATTCGCTGCCGGACGACCGGCCGCAGACGCTCAACCTCCTGTTCATCCGCTCCGGCCGGCTGCCGCGTCCCGGAGCGAAGAATGAAGTCGTCATCGGTGAGGCGTTCGCGGAGGCCCATGGCTTCGGCCCGGGGGACTACATCGATGCGACCATCCGCGGTCTGCGCGAGCGGCTCTGGATCACCGGCGTCGTGCTTTCCCCGGAGTATGTCTTCGAGTCCCGGCCGGGGGACACCATGCCGGACAACAAGCGCTTCGGCGTCTTCTGGATGAGCGAGCGGGACCTCTCCATCGCGCTGGACCTGGATGGCGCGTTCAACCATGTGGCGGTGGACCTCGCGCCCGGTGCCTCCCAGCGGGCCGTCATGGCGGACATCGACCGGTTGCTGAAACCCTACGGCGGTCTCATCGCCTACGGCAGGAAAGACCATGCGTCCGCCCTCCGGCTGGATGACGAGCTGCGGATCCTCCGGGGATTCGCCGTCGTGTTCCCCGCCATTTTCCTCGGCATCGCCGCGTTCATGACCAGCGCCGCGATTTCCCGTCTGGTGAAGCTCCAGCGGGAGCAGATCGCGCAGTTGAAGGCTTTCGGCTACTCCTCCGCCGCGGTCGGCTGGCACTACATGAAGTTCGCGCTGGTCATCGTGGCGACCGCCACGTTCTTCGGCGGAGTTCTCGGGCTGATCCTCGCGACCAATGTGGTGAACCTCTACCACATGTTCTTCCGTTTCCCGTTGCTGGAGCTCCTGCCGGACTGGCGGGCCATCTCCGTTTCCCTGCTCATCAGCACCGGGGCGGTCGCCCTCGGTGTGTCCGGAGCGGTGCGCCTGGCGGTGAAGCTGGCCCCCGCGGAGGCCATGCGTCCGGAGCCGCCGACGGAGTTCAAGCCCACGCTCATCGAGCGGCTGGGCTTGGCGCATCTTTTCTCGCCGTCGTTCCGCATGGCCCTGCGCAACATCGAGCGGAAGCCCTTCCAGTCGCTGTTCACCGCGCTGGGCCTCGCGCTCGCCACCGCCATCCCCATCGTGCCGGGAGCCATGCGGGATGGCATCGCCTACCTGATGGACTTCCAGTGGTCCCACGTCCAGCGGCAGACGGCCACCCTCGGCCTGGTGGAGGCCGGTTCCGCCCACTCGCTCAACGCGATGCGGCACCTGCCGGGAGTGATGGACATCGAGCCGTTCCGCGCCGTCCCCGCCCGGATGATGTTCGGCCATCGCGAGCGCCGTGTCAGCATCAACGGCATCACCCTGGATCCGCGCTTGAACCGCCAGTTGGATGACAAGGGCCGCCCCGTCGCGCTTCCTCCCGGCGGCCTCCTTGTTTCCGCGAAGCTGGCGGAAATCCTCGGCGTCGTTCCCGGGGACATTGTGCGCCTTGAGGTCCAGGAGGGCCGGAGGCCGACGCTTGAGATCCCCATCGGCGGCACCATCACCGACTATGCCGGGGTGGCCGCCTACATGGACATCGACGCACTCCGGAGCGAGATGAAGGAAGGGCCGACCGTCAGCGGCGCGCATGTGTCCGTGGATTCCGCCAGTTGGGATCAGTTCCTTGAACGCATCCGGGAGACACCCGTCATCGCCTCCCTGTCCATCACCCAGACGGCCCGTGAGAGTTTCAGGAAATCCACCGGTGAGATGATGGACAGCATCCAGCTCATCTACTTCGGATTCTCGGTCATCGTTTCCTTTGGTGTCGTTTATAACGGCGCGCGCATCGCTCTGTCGGAGCGGGGGCGCGACCTCGCCACCCTGCGGGTTGTCGGCTTCACCCACCGGGAGGTGGCCGGTGTGCTCATCGGAGAGCTGGCCATGCTCACACTGGCGGCCATCCCCGCCGGGCTTCTTTTCGGCAGCGGCCTTGCCAACCTGCTGGTCGTGGGTGTCAGTACGGAGACGGTTCGCATGCCGCTCGTCCTCACCTCACGCACCTTCACCACCGCCGTGCTCATCGTGCTCGCCTCATCGACCTTTTCCTTTGCCATCGTCAGCCGCAGGATCAGGAACCTCGACCTCATCGGCGTGCTGAAGGCCCGCGACTGA
- a CDS encoding HlyD family efflux transporter periplasmic adaptor subunit produces MKSTKSKKAGPIRKLVPWLIVLLLVAAVIYGLMPKPLVVDTAEVKRGPLTVSVVEEGKTRIRHRHVISPPVAGYLRRVELRAGAPIVRGKTVLAVIQASTSNFLDPRTKAEAEARIKASEAIRETRQADLDRATAALDLAEKQLDRQEKLRQSGAAAEQDYDIAAAEAQVRKRERNAAEFAVRAAASDVEVARAALLQAQAPSADQAKPIEVLAPVDGFVLNVYEESERPVTPGLPIMEVGDVQDLEAEIELLSSDAVGIAPGADVSIEQWGGGTPLRGKVSVVEPGGFTKISSLGVEEQRVKVRVDFTDPVPAGHTFGDRYRVEARIVTWKGDDVLQIPTGALYRKGNQWMTFIRENGIARETKVTVGQNNGVSAQILDGLEAGKTVILHPPDKVADGVKVTNGK; encoded by the coding sequence ATGAAATCCACCAAATCGAAAAAAGCCGGCCCCATCCGCAAGCTGGTTCCCTGGTTGATCGTCCTTCTGCTGGTTGCCGCGGTGATCTACGGCCTGATGCCGAAGCCGCTGGTCGTGGACACCGCGGAAGTGAAGCGCGGGCCGCTCACGGTCTCCGTGGTGGAGGAGGGCAAGACGCGCATCCGCCACCGCCATGTCATCTCCCCGCCGGTCGCGGGCTACCTCCGCCGGGTGGAACTGCGGGCCGGTGCGCCCATCGTCCGCGGAAAGACCGTGCTCGCCGTGATCCAGGCATCCACTTCGAACTTCCTCGACCCCCGGACGAAGGCGGAGGCGGAGGCCCGCATCAAGGCGTCCGAAGCCATCCGCGAAACCCGCCAGGCGGATCTCGACCGTGCCACCGCCGCCCTCGACCTCGCGGAGAAGCAACTCGACCGTCAGGAAAAACTCCGCCAGTCCGGAGCCGCCGCCGAGCAGGACTACGACATCGCCGCAGCGGAGGCCCAGGTCAGGAAGCGTGAGCGCAACGCCGCCGAGTTCGCGGTGCGCGCCGCCGCTTCCGATGTCGAGGTCGCCCGCGCCGCCCTGCTGCAGGCGCAGGCTCCGTCGGCGGATCAGGCGAAGCCCATCGAGGTGCTGGCTCCCGTCGATGGCTTCGTGCTCAACGTCTATGAGGAAAGCGAGCGCCCGGTCACGCCCGGCCTGCCGATCATGGAGGTGGGGGATGTCCAGGACCTGGAGGCGGAGATCGAGCTGCTTTCCAGTGATGCCGTCGGAATCGCCCCCGGGGCGGACGTTTCCATCGAGCAATGGGGCGGCGGCACCCCGCTCCGCGGAAAGGTCAGCGTCGTGGAGCCGGGTGGATTCACCAAGATTTCATCCCTCGGGGTGGAGGAGCAGCGCGTGAAGGTGCGCGTCGATTTCACCGATCCCGTGCCTGCGGGCCATACCTTCGGCGACCGCTACCGTGTGGAGGCCCGCATCGTCACCTGGAAGGGGGACGACGTCCTCCAGATCCCCACGGGCGCGCTTTACCGGAAGGGCAACCAGTGGATGACGTTCATCAGGGAAAATGGCATCGCCCGCGAAACCAAGGTGACTGTCGGCCAGAA